In Kocuria turfanensis, a single genomic region encodes these proteins:
- a CDS encoding DMT family transporter produces MNAGRAEAVGPVLALILATLFWAGNYVVGAFAVRTMDPLELTYLRWVIAAVPLLVIAQVVERPDWGAVWRRWPVHLGLSLSGMIAYTLLLYGALRHTSAIDASLINAANPAVIALCALALFRDRIRPRAATGILLGLLGVLVVLTDGNLPAVLGLQINRGNALMLAAILVWSLYTLFGRHLTGSPPIASTAVQAVLAAVVLTPMALWSGVHWPQEHEAAWSLLFIGIFPSVGSYLLWNMALRRVPAGRAGVFLNLITVFTVLISVAMGASLSLAQLGGGALVFCGIALVSSRPQPAAASTRSIEPTTDPQDTV; encoded by the coding sequence GTGAACGCGGGCCGGGCGGAGGCGGTGGGGCCGGTGCTGGCGCTGATCCTGGCAACGCTGTTCTGGGCCGGAAACTACGTCGTGGGCGCCTTCGCGGTGAGAACGATGGATCCGCTGGAGCTCACCTACCTGCGCTGGGTCATTGCCGCCGTCCCGTTGCTGGTGATCGCCCAGGTCGTGGAGCGCCCGGACTGGGGCGCGGTGTGGCGGCGGTGGCCGGTGCACCTGGGGTTGTCGCTCAGCGGCATGATCGCCTACACGCTTCTCCTCTACGGAGCTCTCCGGCACACCAGCGCCATCGACGCCTCACTGATCAACGCGGCCAACCCCGCGGTGATCGCCCTGTGCGCCCTGGCGCTGTTCCGGGACCGGATCAGGCCCCGTGCGGCCACCGGCATCCTGCTCGGGCTGCTCGGGGTGCTCGTGGTCCTCACCGACGGCAACCTCCCGGCCGTGCTCGGCCTACAGATCAACCGCGGCAACGCCCTGATGCTCGCAGCGATCCTCGTCTGGAGCCTCTACACGCTGTTCGGGCGCCACCTCACCGGTTCACCACCGATCGCCTCCACCGCAGTGCAGGCCGTGCTCGCCGCGGTCGTGCTCACGCCCATGGCCCTGTGGTCCGGTGTGCACTGGCCGCAAGAGCACGAGGCCGCGTGGTCGTTGCTGTTCATCGGCATCTTCCCCTCCGTGGGCTCCTATCTGCTGTGGAACATGGCTCTGCGCAGGGTCCCCGCCGGCAGGGCCGGGGTGTTCCTCAACCTCATCACGGTCTTCACCGTGCTCATCAGCGTGGCCATGGGCGCCTCCCTGTCCCTGGCCCAGCTCGGGGGTGGAGCCCTGGTGTTCTGCGGCATCGCGCTCGTGAGCAGCCGACCCCAACCCGCTGCAGCGAGCACCCGGTCCATCGAGCCCACCACCGATCCACAGGACACGGTTTAG
- a CDS encoding O-acetylhomoserine aminocarboxypropyltransferase/cysteine synthase family protein, whose protein sequence is MNHHATQQVHAGYEPEAPYWPVAVPIHQTAAYRFPDHATAASMFRLETPGFTYSRTGNPTVAVFENRLAALEGGIGAIGTATGQAAVALSLLTLLHGGKHLVASSQLYGGTVDLLTDTFADFGIEVTFADPADPQAWGAAIRPDTRAFFLESITNPLATVPDLPALADIAHASGVPVVVDSTLATPVLYRPLEHGADVVVHSATKFIGGHGAVLGGAIVDGGTFDYGAAPERWPQLTRPKARYGGQALIDRHGRGAYLALARSKFLHDLGPSLAPASAAQFIQGLETLGVRIARQEETARTVAEHLARHPTVGRVHHPAIPGHPSAALAERDFPHGTGSVFSFDLAAGSEAIGPFIDALELFQLVANIGDVRSLVSHPATMTHCRLTPNQRRAAGIAETTIRLSIGLECPEDLIADLDRALATVPASALTGEAR, encoded by the coding sequence ATGAATCACCACGCCACCCAACAGGTCCACGCCGGCTACGAGCCCGAGGCCCCCTACTGGCCGGTGGCCGTGCCCATCCACCAGACGGCGGCCTACCGCTTCCCCGATCACGCCACGGCCGCCTCGATGTTCCGGCTGGAGACCCCCGGGTTCACCTACAGCCGCACGGGCAACCCCACGGTCGCCGTGTTCGAGAACCGACTGGCGGCCCTGGAGGGCGGGATCGGGGCCATCGGCACCGCCACGGGACAAGCCGCCGTCGCGCTGTCCCTGCTGACCCTGCTCCACGGCGGCAAGCACTTGGTCGCCTCCAGCCAGCTCTACGGCGGGACGGTGGACCTGCTGACGGACACCTTCGCCGACTTCGGCATCGAGGTCACTTTCGCCGACCCGGCCGACCCGCAGGCCTGGGGCGCGGCGATCCGGCCGGACACCCGCGCGTTCTTCCTGGAGTCGATCACCAACCCGCTGGCCACCGTGCCGGACCTGCCGGCGCTGGCGGACATCGCCCACGCCTCCGGGGTCCCGGTCGTGGTGGACAGCACCTTGGCGACGCCGGTCCTGTACCGGCCACTGGAACATGGTGCCGACGTGGTGGTGCACTCCGCCACGAAGTTCATCGGCGGGCACGGGGCCGTCCTCGGCGGGGCGATCGTGGACGGCGGCACCTTCGACTACGGCGCAGCCCCGGAGCGGTGGCCCCAACTGACCCGGCCCAAGGCCCGCTACGGCGGACAGGCACTCATCGACCGGCACGGCCGCGGCGCCTACCTGGCGCTGGCGCGCAGCAAGTTCCTGCACGACCTCGGCCCCTCCCTCGCCCCGGCCAGCGCCGCCCAGTTCATCCAGGGCCTGGAGACCCTCGGCGTCCGCATCGCCCGGCAGGAGGAGACCGCGCGAACGGTCGCCGAGCACCTGGCCCGGCACCCCACCGTCGGGCGCGTCCACCACCCGGCGATCCCCGGACACCCCAGCGCCGCCCTCGCCGAGAGGGACTTCCCGCACGGCACCGGCTCGGTGTTCTCCTTCGACCTGGCCGCCGGCTCCGAGGCCATCGGCCCGTTCATCGACGCTCTGGAGCTGTTCCAGCTCGTGGCCAACATCGGGGACGTGCGCTCCCTGGTCAGCCACCCGGCGACCATGACGCACTGCCGGCTCACCCCTAACCAACGCCGGGCCGCAGGCATCGCTGAGACCACGATCCGGCTGTCCATCGGACTGGAGTGTCCCGAGGACCTGATCGCCGACCTCGACCGGGCGCTGGCCACCGTACCGGCCTCGGCCCTGACCGGGGAGGCGCGCTGA
- a CDS encoding TetR family transcriptional regulator has protein sequence MSLTRTAVVDAAWALLRTYGLGDLTMRRLAREMGVQPGALYWHVTDKQTLLLALAERMLEPVRDKDSPTELVTALRLAILEIRDGADVVAVAHALGSETLPPTTELVSLLRVLGLPDDKARGGALTLIRYTLGSVAAQQTRTSIAGRSSEEQDAMDEQDFEMGLETILRGLGASHVSTGDSRTAARTRDI, from the coding sequence GTGTCTCTAACCCGCACCGCCGTGGTGGACGCGGCATGGGCGTTGCTGCGCACCTACGGGCTGGGTGATCTCACGATGCGCCGACTCGCCCGCGAGATGGGCGTTCAGCCGGGCGCGCTCTACTGGCACGTGACCGACAAGCAGACGCTGCTGCTGGCTCTCGCCGAGCGGATGCTCGAGCCGGTCCGGGACAAGGACTCCCCCACTGAGCTCGTGACCGCCCTGCGTCTGGCGATCCTGGAAATCCGCGACGGGGCCGATGTCGTCGCGGTTGCTCACGCCCTGGGGTCGGAGACCCTCCCGCCGACAACAGAGCTCGTGTCCCTGCTTCGCGTCCTCGGTCTGCCTGACGACAAAGCCCGCGGTGGTGCGCTCACCCTGATCCGATACACCCTCGGGTCCGTCGCCGCTCAACAAACCCGGACCTCGATTGCCGGCCGTTCCAGTGAAGAGCAGGACGCCATGGACGAACAGGACTTCGAGATGGGGCTCGAGACGATCCTGCGGGGACTGGGGGCCAGCCACGTATCGACAGGCGACTCCAGGACCGCCGCACGGACTCGTGACATCTGA
- a CDS encoding four-carbon acid sugar kinase family protein: protein MTAPRTLLVLDDDPTGSQCVHDVDVVLELDPAPVLDVVRNPGRTCFVLTNSRAQPEAEAVAINTELVSAVLGRLKAEGLPLPHLVSRSDSTLRGHVIAEPTALADVLARHGVAVDGFLFAPAMLEAGRYTQDDVHYAVLQGKPMPVGETDFAADATFGYSSSDLKDFLVERSGGALERDAILSIGLDDIRSGGAPAVAGILRRARDQAWVVVNATDYADLDTVARALAVLEAEGRTFVTRCGPSFVRPLAGLTGSRELDPEDIVVGPGRLPRGLVAVGSHVGLTNRQLAELRARRDLFEVELDVPTLLDDAARPGHVAEAVARIVEALAGRDAVVWTSRQLVRTDDPEESLAIARSVSDALVEVVHGVARSRPAWVVAKGGITSHEVAHRGLGIRRASVTGQFFPGQISLFQPTDAPATTQGGPYVVFPGNVGGESALADVVDVLDAAAERARTAADPRTSDSQENPS, encoded by the coding sequence ATGACCGCTCCGCGCACCCTGCTCGTGCTCGACGACGACCCCACCGGATCCCAGTGCGTCCACGACGTCGACGTCGTCCTCGAGCTCGACCCCGCCCCCGTCCTCGACGTCGTCCGGAACCCCGGGCGCACCTGCTTCGTGCTCACCAACAGCCGGGCCCAGCCCGAGGCCGAGGCCGTGGCGATCAACACCGAGCTCGTGTCGGCGGTGCTGGGACGCCTGAAGGCCGAGGGCCTGCCACTGCCCCACCTGGTCTCGCGCAGCGACTCGACCCTGCGGGGGCACGTCATCGCCGAGCCCACCGCCCTGGCGGACGTGCTCGCCCGGCACGGGGTGGCGGTCGACGGGTTCCTCTTCGCCCCGGCCATGCTCGAGGCCGGCCGCTACACCCAGGACGACGTCCACTACGCGGTCCTCCAGGGGAAGCCGATGCCGGTGGGCGAGACCGACTTCGCCGCCGACGCCACCTTCGGCTACTCCTCCTCCGACCTCAAGGACTTCCTCGTGGAGCGCTCCGGCGGGGCGCTGGAGCGGGACGCGATCCTGTCCATCGGTCTCGACGACATCCGGTCCGGGGGCGCGCCGGCCGTCGCGGGGATCCTCCGCCGGGCACGGGACCAGGCCTGGGTGGTGGTCAACGCCACCGACTACGCCGACCTGGACACGGTGGCCCGCGCCCTCGCCGTGCTCGAGGCCGAGGGCCGCACCTTCGTCACCCGCTGCGGCCCCTCGTTCGTGCGCCCGCTGGCCGGTCTCACCGGCTCCCGCGAGCTGGACCCCGAGGACATCGTGGTCGGCCCCGGGCGGCTGCCGCGCGGGCTCGTGGCCGTCGGCTCCCACGTGGGGCTGACCAACCGCCAGCTGGCCGAGCTGCGCGCCCGGCGGGACCTCTTCGAGGTGGAGCTGGACGTGCCCACCCTGCTCGACGACGCCGCCCGTCCCGGTCACGTGGCCGAGGCGGTCGCGCGCATCGTCGAGGCCCTGGCCGGCCGCGACGCGGTGGTGTGGACGAGCCGTCAGCTCGTGCGCACGGACGACCCCGAGGAGTCGCTGGCCATCGCCCGCTCCGTCTCCGACGCCCTCGTGGAGGTCGTGCACGGGGTGGCCCGGTCCCGCCCGGCCTGGGTCGTGGCCAAGGGCGGGATCACCTCCCACGAGGTCGCCCACCGCGGCCTCGGCATCCGCCGGGCGAGCGTGACCGGCCAGTTCTTCCCCGGCCAGATCTCCCTGTTCCAGCCCACCGACGCCCCCGCCACCACCCAGGGCGGGCCCTACGTGGTCTTCCCCGGCAACGTGGGCGGGGAGTCCGCCCTCGCCGACGTCGTGGACGTCCTCGACGCCGCCGCCGAGCGCGCCCGCACCGCCGCAGACCCCCGCACCTCTGATTCCCAGGAGAACCCGTCATGA
- a CDS encoding DUF1852 domain-containing protein: MHQTTRTNDFTFGISTTRFDEDYCPSSSSRGTTNFANLARGENRRQNLRNTLTMINSRFNDLAHWDNPSRDRYAVEIEIVSVDLHFAADGDDAVFPLIEVLDVQILDTLSNVHIDGIVGNNFSSYLRDYDFSVVLPEHHAKASRSSIPNDFGELHGKLFTHFLDSEAYRERFPQPPVICISVSSTKTYRRLENHHPILGVEYRQDESSLTDRYFEKMGLRVRYFMPRGAVAPLAFYFRGDLLNDYSSLALIGLISTMEAFQKIYRPEIYNANAAAGRIYRPSLESRDYSVTQIAYDREERSQLALMQGKFTEEHFVKPHQTLLEQWAAAHCGRETEKHR, translated from the coding sequence ATGCATCAGACCACCAGGACGAACGACTTCACGTTCGGTATCAGCACGACCCGCTTCGATGAGGACTACTGCCCGTCGTCCAGTTCCCGAGGCACGACGAACTTCGCGAACCTGGCCCGCGGCGAGAACCGTCGGCAGAACCTCCGAAACACCCTGACAATGATCAATAGTCGCTTCAACGACCTGGCCCACTGGGACAATCCCAGCCGGGATCGCTATGCCGTGGAGATCGAGATCGTCTCCGTGGACCTGCACTTCGCCGCCGACGGCGACGACGCGGTGTTCCCTTTGATCGAGGTCCTCGACGTGCAGATTCTCGACACGCTGTCCAATGTGCACATCGACGGGATCGTGGGGAACAACTTCTCGTCCTACCTCCGGGACTACGACTTCAGCGTGGTGCTGCCGGAACACCACGCGAAGGCGTCCCGGTCCAGCATCCCCAATGACTTCGGCGAATTGCACGGGAAGCTCTTCACGCACTTCCTGGACTCCGAGGCCTACCGCGAGCGGTTCCCCCAGCCGCCCGTGATCTGCATCAGCGTCTCGAGCACCAAGACGTATCGTCGGCTCGAGAACCACCATCCGATCCTCGGGGTCGAGTATCGGCAGGATGAATCCTCCTTGACGGATCGATACTTCGAGAAGATGGGACTGCGGGTCCGCTACTTCATGCCCCGCGGCGCGGTCGCACCCCTGGCGTTCTACTTCCGGGGCGATCTCCTCAATGACTATTCCAGCCTGGCACTCATCGGTCTCATCAGCACGATGGAAGCGTTCCAGAAGATCTATCGCCCGGAAATCTACAACGCCAATGCGGCGGCTGGTCGGATCTACCGGCCGAGCCTGGAGAGTCGAGACTACTCGGTGACGCAGATCGCCTACGACCGCGAGGAGCGCAGTCAGCTGGCCCTCATGCAGGGGAAGTTCACGGAGGAGCACTTCGTGAAGCCACACCAGACCCTCCTGGAGCAGTGGGCCGCGGCCCACTGCGGACGAGAGACGGAGAAGCACCGATGA
- a CDS encoding energy-coupling factor transporter transmembrane component T family protein yields MTGASPAGPLAAVPAGPKFAVLFLASIALYAVPGLPAQIGFFVLAVAAVLLTRTPLPRLARMLAGLFLVVGIVAVTLVLTTGWEAAAVSALRLLSLCFLAYAVTLSTAFSEMLALFETLLRPARHLGLNPAQISLALSMTIRFIPEIRTQYLAIREAQFARGLHHRPVAVLVPLLVRTLESAQEISAAIDARCYDSAPPGPRPAPPVSD; encoded by the coding sequence GTGACCGGCGCCAGCCCCGCCGGTCCCCTGGCCGCGGTCCCGGCCGGGCCCAAGTTCGCGGTGCTCTTCCTCGCCAGCATCGCCCTGTACGCGGTGCCCGGGCTCCCGGCGCAGATCGGCTTCTTCGTCCTCGCGGTGGCGGCGGTGCTGCTGACCCGCACCCCGCTGCCGCGGCTGGCGCGCATGCTGGCCGGGCTGTTCCTCGTCGTGGGGATCGTCGCCGTCACCCTGGTGCTGACCACCGGCTGGGAGGCCGCCGCGGTCTCGGCCCTGCGGCTGCTCAGCCTCTGCTTCCTCGCCTACGCCGTCACCCTGAGCACCGCGTTCAGCGAGATGCTGGCCCTGTTCGAGACCCTGCTGCGCCCGGCCCGGCACCTGGGCCTGAACCCGGCCCAGATCAGCCTGGCCCTGTCCATGACGATCCGGTTCATCCCCGAGATCCGCACCCAGTACCTCGCGATCCGCGAGGCGCAGTTCGCCCGCGGCCTGCACCACCGCCCGGTCGCCGTGCTGGTGCCCCTGCTGGTGCGCACCCTGGAGTCCGCCCAGGAGATCTCCGCCGCGATCGACGCCCGGTGCTACGACTCCGCCCCGCCGGGCCCGCGCCCCGCTCCTCCCGTGTCCGACTGA
- a CDS encoding methionine synthase has product MNTLLPTTIVGSLPKPSWLAEGETLWSPWKLDGEELREGKRDALSLAVDEQRQAGIDIVSDGEQTRQHFVTTFIEHLSGVDFEHRKTVRIRDRYDASVPTVVGAVGRERPVFLDDAKALRARTSQPIKWTLPGPMTMIDTLYDKHYRSREKLAWEFAKILNQEAKELEAAGVDIIQFDEPAFNVFFDDLKEWGVTALERAAEGLRSTTAVHICYGYGIKANTEWKATLGSEWRQYEMSFPLLQQSTIDMVSLERHNSRVPVELIELLRGKQVMVGAIDVASDAIETPEEVASTLRQVLRFVDADKLYPSTNCGMAPLARQVARDKMIALAAGAEIIRAELSGATPSK; this is encoded by the coding sequence ATGAACACCCTGTTGCCCACCACCATCGTCGGCAGCCTGCCCAAGCCCTCCTGGCTCGCGGAAGGTGAGACGCTGTGGTCCCCTTGGAAGCTGGACGGCGAGGAACTGCGCGAGGGCAAGCGGGATGCGCTGAGCCTGGCCGTGGACGAGCAGCGCCAGGCGGGTATCGACATCGTCAGCGACGGCGAACAGACCCGTCAGCACTTTGTCACCACGTTCATCGAACACCTCAGCGGCGTCGACTTCGAACACCGGAAGACGGTGCGGATCCGTGACCGCTACGACGCGAGCGTCCCGACGGTCGTCGGCGCGGTGGGCCGTGAGCGGCCGGTTTTCCTCGACGACGCGAAGGCCCTCCGCGCGCGGACCAGCCAGCCCATCAAGTGGACGCTCCCCGGTCCCATGACCATGATCGACACCCTCTACGACAAGCACTACAGGAGTCGCGAAAAGCTCGCCTGGGAGTTCGCGAAGATCCTCAACCAGGAGGCCAAAGAGCTGGAGGCGGCGGGCGTCGACATCATCCAGTTCGACGAGCCTGCCTTCAACGTGTTCTTCGACGACCTCAAAGAGTGGGGCGTGACCGCACTGGAGCGAGCGGCCGAGGGACTGCGCAGCACAACAGCCGTGCATATCTGCTACGGCTACGGCATCAAAGCCAATACCGAGTGGAAGGCGACGCTCGGGTCGGAGTGGCGCCAGTATGAGATGTCATTCCCGCTACTCCAGCAGTCGACGATCGACATGGTCTCCCTGGAACGCCACAACTCCCGCGTCCCGGTCGAGCTCATCGAGCTGCTCCGAGGTAAGCAGGTGATGGTCGGGGCCATCGACGTCGCCAGCGACGCGATCGAAACCCCGGAGGAAGTGGCCAGCACCCTCCGACAGGTGCTCCGGTTCGTCGATGCGGACAAGCTGTATCCGAGCACCAACTGCGGCATGGCGCCACTGGCTCGACAAGTTGCGCGAGACAAAATGATCGCTCTCGCTGCGGGTGCGGAGATCATCCGAGCGGAACTCTCCGGAGCAACCCCCTCGAAGTGA
- a CDS encoding glycerate kinase produces MSTPLSVGFLGLGAMGAPMALTLARAGFPVRGFDVSPRAQEHVGEAVALLPDPREAAAGADVVVVMVATGAQLHDVLFGERGIAGSLTPETVLLVMATVGPQAVESCVQGLEAHGVRRIVDAPVSGGTARAATGELLVMVGGAEEDVAAVRPLLDAMAANAPLVGPRVGDGQRFKVVNQLLCGVHIAVAGEALALADSMGLDPGQCLEVLSTGAATSFMFEDRGPRMLQGEAAEVRSALDIFVKDMGLVTDAARAVAQPVPLAAAAEQLYVRGRREGHGRHDDSSVYDILRSPARTSADHHGRPDDGPGAAPGPSRPQHVLIAPDKFKGCLSALDVAQAIRSGIESDESGAPVQVTVLPLADGGDGSVEAAVLAGAQASTVEVHDADGHLRQAQIAFDGTTAVVEVASTCGLGTLQGPLRPLTASSRGLGEAIRAAAQLHPQRLVVALGGSASTDGGAGMLAALGARFHDAQGHTVEPHGGELARITHIDLNDLVDLSGIEIIGASDVTNPLRGPHGAAHVFGPQKGADENTVTALDEGLHALVEACEDLPGLDAQTLADTAGAGSAGGIGFGLLLLGGSLVSGADYFLDLLDFDTHVSQCDLLVTGEGSLDAQTEGGKLISAVCTHAGTTPVWAVVGRNTLDTAAARQLGLSTVIALGDLTTEDTSQNPAMATTVLQEAGRSIRRALGTHQPDS; encoded by the coding sequence ATGAGCACACCCCTGTCCGTCGGCTTCCTGGGCCTGGGCGCCATGGGCGCCCCCATGGCCCTCACCCTGGCCCGCGCCGGCTTCCCCGTCCGCGGCTTCGACGTCTCCCCCCGCGCCCAGGAGCACGTGGGCGAGGCCGTGGCGCTGCTGCCGGATCCCCGCGAGGCGGCGGCCGGCGCGGACGTCGTCGTCGTCATGGTCGCCACCGGCGCCCAGCTGCACGACGTCCTGTTCGGCGAACGCGGCATCGCCGGGTCCCTCACCCCGGAGACGGTGCTGCTCGTGATGGCCACCGTCGGGCCCCAGGCCGTGGAGTCCTGCGTCCAGGGCCTGGAGGCCCACGGGGTGCGGCGGATCGTGGACGCACCGGTGTCCGGCGGGACGGCGCGGGCCGCCACCGGGGAGCTGCTCGTGATGGTCGGCGGCGCCGAGGAGGACGTGGCCGCGGTCCGGCCGCTGCTGGACGCGATGGCCGCCAACGCGCCCCTGGTCGGGCCCCGGGTGGGCGACGGGCAGCGCTTCAAGGTGGTCAACCAGCTGCTGTGCGGGGTGCACATCGCCGTGGCCGGCGAGGCGCTGGCGCTGGCCGACTCCATGGGCCTGGACCCGGGCCAGTGCCTGGAGGTGCTCTCCACCGGGGCCGCCACGTCCTTCATGTTCGAGGACCGCGGTCCGCGGATGCTGCAGGGCGAGGCGGCCGAGGTCCGCTCCGCCCTGGACATCTTCGTCAAGGACATGGGCCTGGTCACCGACGCGGCCCGGGCGGTCGCCCAGCCCGTGCCGCTGGCCGCCGCGGCCGAGCAGCTCTACGTGCGCGGCCGCCGCGAGGGCCACGGCCGGCACGACGACTCCTCGGTCTACGACATCCTCCGCTCCCCGGCGCGTACGTCCGCAGACCACCACGGACGGCCGGACGACGGCCCTGGCGCCGCACCGGGGCCGTCCCGGCCCCAGCACGTCCTCATCGCACCGGACAAGTTCAAGGGCTGCCTCAGCGCCCTCGACGTGGCCCAGGCCATCCGTTCCGGCATCGAGTCTGACGAGAGCGGCGCGCCCGTCCAGGTCACGGTCCTGCCCCTGGCCGACGGCGGGGACGGCAGCGTGGAGGCCGCCGTCCTCGCCGGCGCCCAGGCCTCCACGGTCGAGGTCCACGACGCCGACGGGCACCTGCGCCAGGCCCAGATCGCCTTCGACGGGACCACCGCCGTGGTCGAGGTGGCCTCCACCTGCGGACTGGGCACCCTGCAAGGGCCCTTGCGCCCGCTCACCGCCTCCAGCCGCGGTCTCGGAGAGGCCATCCGGGCCGCAGCACAACTGCACCCGCAGCGTCTGGTCGTGGCCCTGGGCGGCAGCGCCAGCACCGACGGCGGCGCCGGCATGCTCGCCGCCCTGGGCGCCCGCTTCCACGACGCCCAGGGACACACCGTGGAACCCCACGGCGGGGAGCTGGCCCGGATCACCCACATCGACCTCAACGACCTCGTCGATCTCAGCGGCATCGAGATCATCGGCGCCAGCGACGTCACCAATCCACTGCGAGGACCCCACGGCGCCGCCCACGTCTTCGGCCCCCAGAAGGGAGCCGACGAGAACACCGTGACAGCACTCGATGAAGGACTGCACGCACTGGTGGAGGCCTGCGAGGACCTGCCGGGCCTCGACGCGCAGACCCTGGCCGACACCGCCGGCGCCGGCAGCGCCGGCGGAATCGGCTTCGGCCTGCTGCTGCTGGGGGGATCCCTGGTCTCGGGGGCCGACTACTTCCTGGACCTGCTGGACTTCGACACCCACGTGAGCCAGTGCGATCTGCTCGTCACCGGTGAAGGAAGCCTCGACGCCCAGACCGAAGGCGGCAAGCTCATCTCCGCCGTCTGCACCCACGCCGGCACCACCCCGGTGTGGGCCGTGGTGGGCCGCAACACCTTGGACACAGCAGCCGCCCGCCAACTGGGCCTGTCCACGGTCATCGCCCTGGGGGACCTCACCACAGAGGACACCTCGCAGAACCCCGCCATGGCAACAACCGTGCTCCAGGAAGCCGGGCGCTCCATTCGCCGCGCCCTCGGCACCCACCAACCGGACTCCTGA
- a CDS encoding energy-coupling factor ABC transporter ATP-binding protein, with amino-acid sequence MSPAPQHPGIRLTGVTVTREGRDILRDVDLTLDEHRIAVIGLNGSGKSTLVRLLNALVLPTRGTVQVGGLTTARDAKRIRRQVGFVFQHPENQIVMPLVAEDIAFGVQNLGLRGAELTDRVEAVLQHLDIAHLRDRESYTLSGGEKQMVALAAVLVMEPSTVVFDEPTTMLDRRNRRRLQATIDGLDQRAIVVTHDLDMVEAYDRALVVHEGRIAFDGDPGRALEFYCRISDS; translated from the coding sequence ATGTCTCCGGCGCCCCAGCACCCGGGCATCCGCCTGACGGGCGTCACCGTCACCCGGGAGGGCCGGGACATCCTCCGGGACGTGGACCTGACCCTGGACGAGCACCGGATCGCCGTGATCGGGCTCAACGGCTCGGGCAAGAGCACCCTCGTGCGCCTGCTCAACGCGCTGGTGCTGCCCACCCGCGGCACGGTGCAGGTGGGCGGGCTGACCACCGCCCGGGACGCCAAACGGATCCGGCGCCAGGTGGGGTTCGTGTTCCAGCACCCGGAGAACCAGATCGTGATGCCCCTGGTGGCCGAGGACATCGCCTTCGGCGTGCAGAACCTCGGGCTGCGCGGTGCCGAGCTCACCGACCGGGTGGAGGCGGTCCTGCAGCACCTGGACATCGCCCACCTGCGCGACCGGGAGTCCTACACGCTCTCCGGCGGGGAGAAGCAGATGGTCGCCCTGGCCGCGGTGCTGGTGATGGAGCCCTCCACCGTCGTCTTCGACGAGCCCACCACCATGCTCGACCGGCGCAACCGCCGCAGGCTCCAGGCCACGATCGACGGCCTGGACCAGCGGGCGATCGTGGTGACCCACGACCTGGACATGGTCGAGGCCTACGACCGCGCCCTCGTGGTCCACGAGGGCCGCATCGCCTTCGACGGCGACCCCGGCCGGGCGCTCGAGTTCTACTGCCGGATCAGCGACTCGTGA
- a CDS encoding biotin transporter BioY, with amino-acid sequence MAAENPQTTQNTVLVAVFAALIAALGLVPPITVGIIPVPITLQTLGVMLAGALLGPVRGMLSVVVLEVLVLAGLPLLAGGRGGLGVFLGPTGGYVLGWIPAALVIGFLVQHWALRQARPAARFAAVLLSTVVGGIGVVYAFGVPWTAVVAGLPLSTSLLGSLVFVPGDLLKAVVATAVALNVHRSYRRLLGGVQTTSR; translated from the coding sequence ATGGCCGCCGAGAACCCGCAGACCACCCAGAACACCGTCCTCGTGGCGGTCTTCGCCGCCCTGATCGCCGCCCTGGGCCTGGTGCCGCCGATCACCGTGGGCATCATCCCCGTGCCCATCACCCTGCAGACCCTCGGCGTGATGCTCGCCGGCGCGCTGCTCGGCCCGGTCCGGGGCATGCTCTCCGTGGTCGTGCTGGAGGTCCTCGTGCTCGCCGGGCTGCCGCTGCTGGCCGGCGGCCGGGGCGGGCTCGGGGTGTTCCTGGGGCCGACCGGCGGCTACGTGCTCGGCTGGATCCCGGCCGCCCTGGTCATCGGCTTCCTGGTGCAGCACTGGGCGCTGCGGCAGGCCCGTCCCGCGGCCCGTTTCGCCGCCGTCCTGCTCAGCACGGTCGTGGGCGGCATCGGCGTGGTCTACGCCTTCGGGGTGCCGTGGACGGCCGTGGTCGCCGGGCTGCCGCTGTCCACGTCCTTGCTGGGCTCGCTCGTGTTCGTCCCCGGCGACCTGCTCAAGGCCGTCGTGGCCACCGCCGTGGCCCTCAACGTCCACCGCAGCTACCGCCGTCTGCTCGGCGGCGTGCAGACCACTTCTCGCTAA